From the Prunus dulcis chromosome 4, ALMONDv2, whole genome shotgun sequence genome, one window contains:
- the LOC117626157 gene encoding U-box domain-containing protein 8, with the protein MATQFPDDFKCPISLEIMSDPVILSSGHTFDRASIQRWLDSGHRTCPITKLPLPDHPSLIPNHALRSLISSYTLLSPAKLQHHHQHHHQYHHHQQRHSQPPTLISSLTSRASTLESKLDSLDQLARLSKRDSAFRAKLTESGAVSAVLKCVDSDEPRLQEKALTLLLNVSLDDDNKVGLVAEGAIARIVTVLQGGSPNSRAVAATMLTSLAVVEVNKATIGAYPYAIRALVSLLRDGKSREKKEAATALYTICLFPDNRRRAVECGAVSILIRIAESGLERAVEVLGLLAKCREGREEMERFNGCVGILVRVLENGSSRGVQYALLTLNSLCSFSEPMCVEARNEGALAICVGLVENDNERIRKNASNLVQVLSGNHSMK; encoded by the coding sequence ATGGCGACTCAGTTCCCGGACGATTTCAAGTGCCCGATTTCGCTCGAAATAATGTCCGACCCGGTTATACTCTCTTCGGGTCACACCTTTGATCGGGCCTCCATCCAACGCTGGCTTGACTCCGGCCACCGCACCTGCCCTATTACCAAATTGCCCCTTCCCGACCACCCTTCCCTCATCCCCAACCATGCCCTGCGCAGCCTGATTTCCAGTTATACCCTTCTCTCCCCTGCCAAATTACAACACCATCatcaacaccaccaccaataccaccaccaccagcaaCGCCACTCCCAACCCCCAACCCTAATCTCATCGCTCACTTCCCGAGCTTCAACCCTCGAGTCCAAGCTCGACTCGCTCGACCAGCTCGCTCGCCTCTCCAAGCGCGACTCCGCCTTTCGCGCCAAACTCACAGAGTCAGGCGCCGTCTCGGCCGTCCTCAAGTGCGTTGACTCGGACGAGCCGCGCCTCCAAGAAAAGGCCCTAACTTTGCTGCTCAATGTCAGTTTGGACGACGATAACAAAGTGGGTCTTGTAGCCGAAGGAGCCATCGCTCGAATCGTAACGGTGCTGCAAGGCGGGTCCCCCAATAGCCGAGCCGTGGCGGCAACCATGTTGACGAGCTTAGCCGTTGTGGAGGTCAATAAGGCTACAATTGGGGCATACCCTTATGCAATTCGGGCGCTGGTTTCGCTTCTTAGGGACGGAAAAAGTCGAGAGAAGAAAGAGGCGGCTACGGCGCTTTACACCATCTGTTTGTTCCCGGATAATCGGCGCCGGGCCGTGGAATGTGGGGCGGTGTCGATTTTGATCCGAATTGCCGAATCGGGCCTGGAACGGGCGGTCGAAGTTCTGGGTCTATTGGCTAAGTGCAGGGAAGGTAGGGAAGAGATGGAGAGGTTTAATGGGTGTGTGGGGATATTAGTGAGGGTTTTGGAGAATGGAAGCTCAAGGGGGGTTCAATATGCGCTCCTTACTTTGAATTCACTCTGTTCTTTTAGTGAACCAATGTGTGTGGAAGCTAGAAATGAAGGGGCTTTGGCTATTTGTGTGGGTTTGGTTGAAAACGACAATGAAAGGATTAGAAAAAATGcttcaaatttggttcaggTTCTTAGTGGTAACCATTCCATGAAGTGA
- the LOC117624682 gene encoding transcription factor bHLH112-like isoform X4, translating to MAEEFQAGICGSSWWNTSRHALVASPCSVGFNDHIGSFGCPNDMVDMKASRSSCGFDHSSSSSSTPSDLNQALLLFLFFSCRSRSGGGRAESNFHNSMLQEGVGVDEDSSSLIDGFKPMSQDFSLDQLGSSSSSGFPITSSSSAANSYGFPSTLLQSIFDSEVSQPQPQQSLFNNNHFSNDLLLPPSPTSSCWPPRYSPSSCLRPSAVSLPKQLQPGGGGGGGGGLHFPNNINTPFWNTPAATALNHGNSIRSSNGLFSSSQSQYTAPASSALVHEHKPNSHNFTPKGNTNEDVQDSNSVVKKSGSSMSSCEPVFKRARIETPSPLPTFKVRKEKLGDRITALQQLVSPFGKTDTASVLHEAIEYIKFLHEQVSVLSTPYMKNGAPMQHQQGSDHKMKEAEGAKHDLKSRGLCLVPISSTFPVANETTDFWTPTFGATFR from the exons ATGGCGGAGGAGTTTCAGGCCGGGATTTGTGGCAGCAGCTGGTGGAACACATCGAGACACGCGCTGGTGGCATCGCCGTGTTCTGTGGGGTTTAATGATCATATAGGGAGCTTTGGCTGCCCAAATGACATGGTGGACATGAAGGCATCAAGGTCTTCTTGTG GTTTTGATCATTCATCTTCCTCGTCGTCAACACCCTCAGATTTGAACCAAGCTTTGCTCCT gtttttgtttttttcttgcagAAGTCGTAGTGGTGGTGGAAGAGCTGAGAGCAATTTTCATAATTCTATGCTCCAAGAAGGTGTAGGTGTTGATGAAGATTCGTCATCTCTAATAGATGGTTTCAAGCCCATGAGTCAAGATTTTTCTTTGGACCAATTAGgctcatcatcttcttctggCTTTCCCATAACTTCATCATCCTCAGCTGCTAATTCCTATGGCTTCCCCTCAACATTGTTGCAAAGTATATTTGATTCTGAAGTAtcccaaccccaaccccaacaATCACTTTTCAACAATAATCACTTTTCAAATGACTTATTGTTACCTCCTTCTCCTACTAGTTCTTGTTGGCCACCCAGATACTCTCCTAGCAGCTGCCTAAGGCCCTCAGCAGTATCACTGCCAAAGCAATTACAacctggtggtggtggcggcggcggcggcggcttGCACTTTCCCAATAATATTAACACACCCTTCTGGAACACCCCAGCTGCCACCGCTCTAAATCATGGCAATAGTATTCGATCTAGTAATGGCCTTTTTTCCTCCTCACAATCACAATATACAGCACCTGCCTCTTCAGCACTAGTTCATGAACACAAACCCAATTCCCACAACTTTACTCCCaag GGCAATACTAATGAGGATGTTCAAGACTCAAACTCGGTTGTAAAGAAAAGTGGGAGCAGCATGAGCAGCTGTGAACCTGTATTCAAAAGAGCTCGAATTGAAACACCTTCACCCTTACCGACTTTTAAG GTCCGGAAAGAGAAGCTCGGGGACCGGATTACTGCTCTCCAGCAATTGGTTTCGCCTTTCGGAAAG acTGATACAGCTTCTGTCCTTCACGAAGCTATTGAGTACATCAAATTCCTCCACGAACAAGTCAGT GTTTTAAGCACTCCATATATGAAAAATGGAGCCCCCATGCAACACCAACAGGGTAGTGATCATAAAATGAAGGAGGCAGAAGGAGCAAAACACGATCTAAAAAGCCGAGGACTGTGCTTGGTTCCGATTTCAAGCACCTTCCCGGTTGCTAATGAGACGACTGATTTTTGGACACCGACATTTGGAGCAACTTTCAGGTGA
- the LOC117624737 gene encoding NAD(P)H dehydrogenase (quinone) FQR1-like — protein MATKVYIVYYSMYGHVEKLAEEILKGAASVEGVEAKLWQVAETLQDDVLGKMGAPPKSEVPIISPNDLSEADGLLFGFPTRFGMMAAQFKAFFDSTGGLWRTQALAGKPAGIFYSTGSQGGGQETTALTAITQLVHHGMVFVPIGYSFGAGMFEMEQIKGGSPYGAGTYAGDGTRQPSELELQQAFHQGKYFAGIAKKLKGSTV, from the exons ATGGCCACCAAAGTCTACATTGT TTACTATTCTATGTATGGACATGTTGAGAAGCTGGCTGAAGAGATACTAAAAGGAGCTGCATCTGTGGAAGGAGTAGAAGCCAAACTATGGCAG GTAGCAGAAACACTGCAAGATGATGTTCTTGGAAAGATGGGTGCACCACCAAAGAGTGAAGTCCCTATAATTTCACCCAATGACCTTTCTGAGGCTGATGGGTTACTTTTCGGTTTCCCTACCAGATTTGGAATGATGGCTGCGCAATTTAAAGCATTTTTCGATTCAACTGGAGGTTTATGGAGAACCCAAGCACTTGCAGGCAAGCCTGCAGGAATTTTCTACAGCACTGGATCTCAAGGGGGTGGACAAGAGACTACTGC CTTGACAGCAATTACTCAGCTTGTTCACCATGGAATGGTCTTTGTGCCTATTGGATACTCATTTGGAGCTGGCATGTTCGAGATGGAGCAGATCAAGGGTGGTAGCCCCTATGGTGCAGGAACTTATGCTGGGGATGGCACAAGACAGCCTTCTGAGCTAGAACTACAACAAGCTTTCCACCAGGGAAAGTACTTCGCTGGCATTGCGAAAAAGCTTAAGGGCTCAACTGTCTGA
- the LOC117624682 gene encoding transcription factor bHLH112-like isoform X1, which produces MAEEFQAGICGSSWWNTSRHALVASPCSVGFNDHIGSFGCPNDMVDMKASRSSCGEINNSVSDHDDDHQHTNSGSVLIDSTLQMIGFDHSSSSSSTPSDLNQALLLFLFFSCRSRSGGGRAESNFHNSMLQEGVGVDEDSSSLIDGFKPMSQDFSLDQLGSSSSSGFPITSSSSAANSYGFPSTLLQSIFDSEVSQPQPQQSLFNNNHFSNDLLLPPSPTSSCWPPRYSPSSCLRPSAVSLPKQLQPGGGGGGGGGLHFPNNINTPFWNTPAATALNHGNSIRSSNGLFSSSQSQYTAPASSALVHEHKPNSHNFTPKGNTNEDVQDSNSVVKKSGSSMSSCEPVFKRARIETPSPLPTFKVRKEKLGDRITALQQLVSPFGKTDTASVLHEAIEYIKFLHEQVSVLSTPYMKNGAPMQHQQGSDHKMKEAEGAKHDLKSRGLCLVPISSTFPVANETTDFWTPTFGATFR; this is translated from the exons ATGGCGGAGGAGTTTCAGGCCGGGATTTGTGGCAGCAGCTGGTGGAACACATCGAGACACGCGCTGGTGGCATCGCCGTGTTCTGTGGGGTTTAATGATCATATAGGGAGCTTTGGCTGCCCAAATGACATGGTGGACATGAAGGCATCAAGGTCTTCTTGTGGTGAGATTAATAACTCGGTTTCTGATCATGATGATGATCATCAGCATACTAATTCTGGTAGTGTTCTGATTGATTCCACCTTGCAAATGATAGGTTTTGATCATTCATCTTCCTCGTCGTCAACACCCTCAGATTTGAACCAAGCTTTGCTCCT gtttttgtttttttcttgcagAAGTCGTAGTGGTGGTGGAAGAGCTGAGAGCAATTTTCATAATTCTATGCTCCAAGAAGGTGTAGGTGTTGATGAAGATTCGTCATCTCTAATAGATGGTTTCAAGCCCATGAGTCAAGATTTTTCTTTGGACCAATTAGgctcatcatcttcttctggCTTTCCCATAACTTCATCATCCTCAGCTGCTAATTCCTATGGCTTCCCCTCAACATTGTTGCAAAGTATATTTGATTCTGAAGTAtcccaaccccaaccccaacaATCACTTTTCAACAATAATCACTTTTCAAATGACTTATTGTTACCTCCTTCTCCTACTAGTTCTTGTTGGCCACCCAGATACTCTCCTAGCAGCTGCCTAAGGCCCTCAGCAGTATCACTGCCAAAGCAATTACAacctggtggtggtggcggcggcggcggcggcttGCACTTTCCCAATAATATTAACACACCCTTCTGGAACACCCCAGCTGCCACCGCTCTAAATCATGGCAATAGTATTCGATCTAGTAATGGCCTTTTTTCCTCCTCACAATCACAATATACAGCACCTGCCTCTTCAGCACTAGTTCATGAACACAAACCCAATTCCCACAACTTTACTCCCaag GGCAATACTAATGAGGATGTTCAAGACTCAAACTCGGTTGTAAAGAAAAGTGGGAGCAGCATGAGCAGCTGTGAACCTGTATTCAAAAGAGCTCGAATTGAAACACCTTCACCCTTACCGACTTTTAAG GTCCGGAAAGAGAAGCTCGGGGACCGGATTACTGCTCTCCAGCAATTGGTTTCGCCTTTCGGAAAG acTGATACAGCTTCTGTCCTTCACGAAGCTATTGAGTACATCAAATTCCTCCACGAACAAGTCAGT GTTTTAAGCACTCCATATATGAAAAATGGAGCCCCCATGCAACACCAACAGGGTAGTGATCATAAAATGAAGGAGGCAGAAGGAGCAAAACACGATCTAAAAAGCCGAGGACTGTGCTTGGTTCCGATTTCAAGCACCTTCCCGGTTGCTAATGAGACGACTGATTTTTGGACACCGACATTTGGAGCAACTTTCAGGTGA
- the LOC117624682 gene encoding transcription factor bHLH112-like isoform X2 yields MAEEFQAGICGSSWWNTSRHALVASPCSVGFNDHIGSFGCPNDMVDMKASRSSCGEINNSVSDHDDDHQHTNSGSVLIDSTLQMIGFDHSSSSSSTPSDLNQALLLFLFFSCRSRSGGGRAESNFHNSMLQEGVGVDEDSSSLIDGFKPMSQDFSLDQLGSSSSSGFPITSSSSAANSYGFPSTLLQSIFDSEVSQPQPQQSLFNNNHFSNDLLLPPSPTSSCWPPRYSPSSCLRPSAVSLPKQLQPGGGGGGGGGLHFPNNINTPFWNTPAATALNHGNSIRSSNGLFSSSQSQYTAPASSALVHEHKPNSHNFTPKGNTNEDVQDSNSVVKKSGSSMSSCEPVFKRARIETPSPLPTFKVRKEKLGDRITALQQLVSPFGKTDTASVLHEAIEYIKFLHEQVLSTPYMKNGAPMQHQQGSDHKMKEAEGAKHDLKSRGLCLVPISSTFPVANETTDFWTPTFGATFR; encoded by the exons ATGGCGGAGGAGTTTCAGGCCGGGATTTGTGGCAGCAGCTGGTGGAACACATCGAGACACGCGCTGGTGGCATCGCCGTGTTCTGTGGGGTTTAATGATCATATAGGGAGCTTTGGCTGCCCAAATGACATGGTGGACATGAAGGCATCAAGGTCTTCTTGTGGTGAGATTAATAACTCGGTTTCTGATCATGATGATGATCATCAGCATACTAATTCTGGTAGTGTTCTGATTGATTCCACCTTGCAAATGATAGGTTTTGATCATTCATCTTCCTCGTCGTCAACACCCTCAGATTTGAACCAAGCTTTGCTCCT gtttttgtttttttcttgcagAAGTCGTAGTGGTGGTGGAAGAGCTGAGAGCAATTTTCATAATTCTATGCTCCAAGAAGGTGTAGGTGTTGATGAAGATTCGTCATCTCTAATAGATGGTTTCAAGCCCATGAGTCAAGATTTTTCTTTGGACCAATTAGgctcatcatcttcttctggCTTTCCCATAACTTCATCATCCTCAGCTGCTAATTCCTATGGCTTCCCCTCAACATTGTTGCAAAGTATATTTGATTCTGAAGTAtcccaaccccaaccccaacaATCACTTTTCAACAATAATCACTTTTCAAATGACTTATTGTTACCTCCTTCTCCTACTAGTTCTTGTTGGCCACCCAGATACTCTCCTAGCAGCTGCCTAAGGCCCTCAGCAGTATCACTGCCAAAGCAATTACAacctggtggtggtggcggcggcggcggcggcttGCACTTTCCCAATAATATTAACACACCCTTCTGGAACACCCCAGCTGCCACCGCTCTAAATCATGGCAATAGTATTCGATCTAGTAATGGCCTTTTTTCCTCCTCACAATCACAATATACAGCACCTGCCTCTTCAGCACTAGTTCATGAACACAAACCCAATTCCCACAACTTTACTCCCaag GGCAATACTAATGAGGATGTTCAAGACTCAAACTCGGTTGTAAAGAAAAGTGGGAGCAGCATGAGCAGCTGTGAACCTGTATTCAAAAGAGCTCGAATTGAAACACCTTCACCCTTACCGACTTTTAAG GTCCGGAAAGAGAAGCTCGGGGACCGGATTACTGCTCTCCAGCAATTGGTTTCGCCTTTCGGAAAG acTGATACAGCTTCTGTCCTTCACGAAGCTATTGAGTACATCAAATTCCTCCACGAACAA GTTTTAAGCACTCCATATATGAAAAATGGAGCCCCCATGCAACACCAACAGGGTAGTGATCATAAAATGAAGGAGGCAGAAGGAGCAAAACACGATCTAAAAAGCCGAGGACTGTGCTTGGTTCCGATTTCAAGCACCTTCCCGGTTGCTAATGAGACGACTGATTTTTGGACACCGACATTTGGAGCAACTTTCAGGTGA
- the LOC117624682 gene encoding transcription factor bHLH112-like isoform X5, with protein MAEEFQAGICGSSWWNTSRHALVASPCSVGFNDHIGSFGCPNDMVDMKASRSSCGFDHSSSSSSTPSDLNQALLLSRSGGGRAESNFHNSMLQEGVGVDEDSSSLIDGFKPMSQDFSLDQLGSSSSSGFPITSSSSAANSYGFPSTLLQSIFDSEVSQPQPQQSLFNNNHFSNDLLLPPSPTSSCWPPRYSPSSCLRPSAVSLPKQLQPGGGGGGGGGLHFPNNINTPFWNTPAATALNHGNSIRSSNGLFSSSQSQYTAPASSALVHEHKPNSHNFTPKGNTNEDVQDSNSVVKKSGSSMSSCEPVFKRARIETPSPLPTFKVRKEKLGDRITALQQLVSPFGKTDTASVLHEAIEYIKFLHEQVSVLSTPYMKNGAPMQHQQGSDHKMKEAEGAKHDLKSRGLCLVPISSTFPVANETTDFWTPTFGATFR; from the exons ATGGCGGAGGAGTTTCAGGCCGGGATTTGTGGCAGCAGCTGGTGGAACACATCGAGACACGCGCTGGTGGCATCGCCGTGTTCTGTGGGGTTTAATGATCATATAGGGAGCTTTGGCTGCCCAAATGACATGGTGGACATGAAGGCATCAAGGTCTTCTTGTG GTTTTGATCATTCATCTTCCTCGTCGTCAACACCCTCAGATTTGAACCAAGCTTTGCTCCT AAGTCGTAGTGGTGGTGGAAGAGCTGAGAGCAATTTTCATAATTCTATGCTCCAAGAAGGTGTAGGTGTTGATGAAGATTCGTCATCTCTAATAGATGGTTTCAAGCCCATGAGTCAAGATTTTTCTTTGGACCAATTAGgctcatcatcttcttctggCTTTCCCATAACTTCATCATCCTCAGCTGCTAATTCCTATGGCTTCCCCTCAACATTGTTGCAAAGTATATTTGATTCTGAAGTAtcccaaccccaaccccaacaATCACTTTTCAACAATAATCACTTTTCAAATGACTTATTGTTACCTCCTTCTCCTACTAGTTCTTGTTGGCCACCCAGATACTCTCCTAGCAGCTGCCTAAGGCCCTCAGCAGTATCACTGCCAAAGCAATTACAacctggtggtggtggcggcggcggcggcggcttGCACTTTCCCAATAATATTAACACACCCTTCTGGAACACCCCAGCTGCCACCGCTCTAAATCATGGCAATAGTATTCGATCTAGTAATGGCCTTTTTTCCTCCTCACAATCACAATATACAGCACCTGCCTCTTCAGCACTAGTTCATGAACACAAACCCAATTCCCACAACTTTACTCCCaag GGCAATACTAATGAGGATGTTCAAGACTCAAACTCGGTTGTAAAGAAAAGTGGGAGCAGCATGAGCAGCTGTGAACCTGTATTCAAAAGAGCTCGAATTGAAACACCTTCACCCTTACCGACTTTTAAG GTCCGGAAAGAGAAGCTCGGGGACCGGATTACTGCTCTCCAGCAATTGGTTTCGCCTTTCGGAAAG acTGATACAGCTTCTGTCCTTCACGAAGCTATTGAGTACATCAAATTCCTCCACGAACAAGTCAGT GTTTTAAGCACTCCATATATGAAAAATGGAGCCCCCATGCAACACCAACAGGGTAGTGATCATAAAATGAAGGAGGCAGAAGGAGCAAAACACGATCTAAAAAGCCGAGGACTGTGCTTGGTTCCGATTTCAAGCACCTTCCCGGTTGCTAATGAGACGACTGATTTTTGGACACCGACATTTGGAGCAACTTTCAGGTGA
- the LOC117624682 gene encoding transcription factor bHLH112-like isoform X3: MAEEFQAGICGSSWWNTSRHALVASPCSVGFNDHIGSFGCPNDMVDMKASRSSCGEINNSVSDHDDDHQHTNSGSVLIDSTLQMIGFDHSSSSSSTPSDLNQALLLSRSGGGRAESNFHNSMLQEGVGVDEDSSSLIDGFKPMSQDFSLDQLGSSSSSGFPITSSSSAANSYGFPSTLLQSIFDSEVSQPQPQQSLFNNNHFSNDLLLPPSPTSSCWPPRYSPSSCLRPSAVSLPKQLQPGGGGGGGGGLHFPNNINTPFWNTPAATALNHGNSIRSSNGLFSSSQSQYTAPASSALVHEHKPNSHNFTPKGNTNEDVQDSNSVVKKSGSSMSSCEPVFKRARIETPSPLPTFKVRKEKLGDRITALQQLVSPFGKTDTASVLHEAIEYIKFLHEQVSVLSTPYMKNGAPMQHQQGSDHKMKEAEGAKHDLKSRGLCLVPISSTFPVANETTDFWTPTFGATFR, encoded by the exons ATGGCGGAGGAGTTTCAGGCCGGGATTTGTGGCAGCAGCTGGTGGAACACATCGAGACACGCGCTGGTGGCATCGCCGTGTTCTGTGGGGTTTAATGATCATATAGGGAGCTTTGGCTGCCCAAATGACATGGTGGACATGAAGGCATCAAGGTCTTCTTGTGGTGAGATTAATAACTCGGTTTCTGATCATGATGATGATCATCAGCATACTAATTCTGGTAGTGTTCTGATTGATTCCACCTTGCAAATGATAGGTTTTGATCATTCATCTTCCTCGTCGTCAACACCCTCAGATTTGAACCAAGCTTTGCTCCT AAGTCGTAGTGGTGGTGGAAGAGCTGAGAGCAATTTTCATAATTCTATGCTCCAAGAAGGTGTAGGTGTTGATGAAGATTCGTCATCTCTAATAGATGGTTTCAAGCCCATGAGTCAAGATTTTTCTTTGGACCAATTAGgctcatcatcttcttctggCTTTCCCATAACTTCATCATCCTCAGCTGCTAATTCCTATGGCTTCCCCTCAACATTGTTGCAAAGTATATTTGATTCTGAAGTAtcccaaccccaaccccaacaATCACTTTTCAACAATAATCACTTTTCAAATGACTTATTGTTACCTCCTTCTCCTACTAGTTCTTGTTGGCCACCCAGATACTCTCCTAGCAGCTGCCTAAGGCCCTCAGCAGTATCACTGCCAAAGCAATTACAacctggtggtggtggcggcggcggcggcggcttGCACTTTCCCAATAATATTAACACACCCTTCTGGAACACCCCAGCTGCCACCGCTCTAAATCATGGCAATAGTATTCGATCTAGTAATGGCCTTTTTTCCTCCTCACAATCACAATATACAGCACCTGCCTCTTCAGCACTAGTTCATGAACACAAACCCAATTCCCACAACTTTACTCCCaag GGCAATACTAATGAGGATGTTCAAGACTCAAACTCGGTTGTAAAGAAAAGTGGGAGCAGCATGAGCAGCTGTGAACCTGTATTCAAAAGAGCTCGAATTGAAACACCTTCACCCTTACCGACTTTTAAG GTCCGGAAAGAGAAGCTCGGGGACCGGATTACTGCTCTCCAGCAATTGGTTTCGCCTTTCGGAAAG acTGATACAGCTTCTGTCCTTCACGAAGCTATTGAGTACATCAAATTCCTCCACGAACAAGTCAGT GTTTTAAGCACTCCATATATGAAAAATGGAGCCCCCATGCAACACCAACAGGGTAGTGATCATAAAATGAAGGAGGCAGAAGGAGCAAAACACGATCTAAAAAGCCGAGGACTGTGCTTGGTTCCGATTTCAAGCACCTTCCCGGTTGCTAATGAGACGACTGATTTTTGGACACCGACATTTGGAGCAACTTTCAGGTGA